In Bosea sp. Tri-49, a genomic segment contains:
- the treZ gene encoding malto-oligosyltrehalose trehalohydrolase, producing MLDSSDETAARLPATPLRFGAWKDGEVAIFRIWAPAAAGLSIEIDGATPSPMTLLADGWHEYRAELPFGTRYRYRLPNGVFVPDPASRRQESGVHGASVLISPDDYAWRSAGWRGRPWRETILYELHAGLLGGFAGVERELSRLIDLGVTAIELMPIADFPGSRNWGYDGVLQFAPAAAYGTSAELKSLIDRAHELGLSVLLDVVFNHFGPDGCYLHTLSPEFFKAGSQTPWGAGIAFDRPEVRAFYRACALQWLDEFRFDGLRFDAVHAIPSTEFLLELERDIRKALPTERHIHLIVENEDNDADLLVAYDAQWNDDFHHAVHVLLTGETRTYYGSFAPEPVRHLARILASGFAFQGEVTSSRARPRGKPSGHLAPTRFVNCLQNHDQIGNRLFGERLLVLADPNKVKVGAALLLLTPQIPMLFMGEEYGSRTPFYYFTDHNEELAQAVREGRKREFEHEDHGGDLLALDPNAPETFEASRPEAGEDAEEWLSLYRTLLEVRRDAVVPDLGDCRSLGAAPLGAHAVRASWRLGGRTLSLLANFSDGPVQTAPPAGRTIFSLGTVTVQADQATLKGSSFLAMLSD from the coding sequence ATGCTCGATAGCAGCGATGAGACCGCAGCCCGGCTTCCGGCCACGCCGCTTCGCTTCGGCGCCTGGAAGGACGGCGAAGTCGCCATCTTCCGGATTTGGGCACCCGCTGCCGCGGGCCTATCGATCGAGATCGATGGGGCCACACCTTCGCCGATGACGCTGCTCGCCGATGGCTGGCACGAATACCGGGCTGAGCTCCCTTTCGGCACGCGCTATCGCTACCGCCTACCAAATGGAGTTTTCGTCCCTGACCCGGCCTCGCGTCGACAAGAAAGCGGAGTCCATGGCGCGAGCGTGCTGATCTCCCCCGACGATTATGCCTGGCGTAGCGCTGGCTGGCGCGGACGGCCCTGGCGAGAGACCATCCTCTATGAGCTTCATGCCGGGTTGCTCGGAGGCTTTGCCGGCGTCGAGCGCGAGCTATCGCGCCTGATCGACCTGGGCGTCACCGCGATCGAGCTGATGCCGATCGCCGACTTCCCGGGGAGCCGGAACTGGGGCTATGACGGCGTGCTACAATTTGCGCCGGCTGCTGCATATGGCACCTCGGCCGAGCTCAAAAGCCTGATCGATCGGGCTCACGAACTCGGGCTCAGCGTCCTACTCGACGTCGTGTTCAATCATTTTGGCCCGGATGGCTGCTATCTGCACACCCTTTCGCCTGAGTTCTTCAAGGCCGGCAGTCAGACGCCCTGGGGTGCCGGCATCGCATTCGACCGACCCGAAGTCCGCGCCTTCTATCGCGCTTGCGCTTTGCAATGGCTCGACGAATTCCGGTTCGACGGGCTGAGATTCGACGCTGTCCATGCCATCCCGTCGACCGAGTTCCTGCTCGAGCTCGAACGCGATATCCGCAAGGCATTGCCCACAGAGCGGCATATCCATCTCATCGTCGAGAACGAGGACAACGACGCCGATCTGCTCGTCGCCTACGACGCGCAGTGGAACGATGATTTCCACCATGCCGTCCATGTGCTGCTGACCGGCGAGACGCGCACCTATTACGGCAGCTTTGCCCCTGAACCCGTCCGTCATCTTGCTCGGATCCTGGCGAGCGGCTTCGCTTTCCAAGGCGAGGTGACGTCGAGCCGCGCGCGCCCGCGCGGGAAGCCGAGCGGGCATCTGGCGCCGACGCGCTTCGTCAACTGCCTGCAGAACCACGACCAGATTGGCAATCGGCTGTTCGGCGAACGGCTGCTCGTCCTGGCCGATCCCAACAAGGTCAAGGTCGGCGCGGCGCTGCTGCTGCTTACCCCCCAGATCCCGATGCTGTTCATGGGCGAGGAGTACGGAAGCCGCACACCCTTTTACTATTTCACCGATCACAATGAGGAACTCGCCCAGGCGGTGCGCGAGGGGCGCAAGCGCGAATTCGAGCATGAGGATCATGGCGGCGACCTCCTCGCGCTCGATCCCAACGCCCCCGAGACCTTCGAAGCTTCCCGGCCGGAAGCCGGGGAAGACGCCGAGGAATGGCTCTCCCTCTATCGCACGCTCCTCGAGGTCAGGCGTGATGCGGTCGTGCCGGATCTTGGCGACTGCCGCAGCCTCGGCGCGGCTCCGCTCGGAGCGCACGCGGTGAGGGCAAGTTGGCGGCTCGGCGGCCGCACCCTGAGTCTGCTCGCGAATTTCAGCGACGGGCCGGTCCAAACAGCACCGCCGGCGGGCCGGACGATCTTTTCGCTCGGGACCGTCACCGTTCAGGCGGATCAGGCGACGCTGAAGGGCTCTTCGTTCCTGGCGATGCTGTCCGACTGA